In Engraulis encrasicolus isolate BLACKSEA-1 unplaced genomic scaffold, IST_EnEncr_1.0 scaffold_44_np1212, whole genome shotgun sequence, a genomic segment contains:
- the LOC134444082 gene encoding mucin-2-like, with amino-acid sequence MAEIGVLSHSVTPSAKEVIGDIGVRQESATLFSTDGSIESQPISECQSSTTTPDITTSEVECSTPSVKEVIGAVGVRQESSVENNAAIASESQPRSECQSSTTTPNITACESVTPFAKEVIGDIGVRQESATLFSTDGSIESQPISECQSSTTTPDITTSEVECSTPSVKEVIGAVGVRQESSVENNAAIASDSQPRSECQSSTTTPNITACESVTPSAKEVIGDIGVRQESATLFSTDGSIESQPISECQSSTTTPDITTSEVECSTPTVKEVIGAVGVRQESSVENNAAIASDWRYWCQAGVSCVTFHRCGQC; translated from the exons AGTGTCACACCCTCTGCTAAAGAAGTTATAGGAGATATTGGTGTCAGGCAGGAGTCAGCTACGTTATTCTCCACAGATGGGTCCATTG aGTCCCAACCAATATCAGAGTGTCAGTCATCCACGACCACACCAGACATCACTACTAGCGAG GTGGAGTGTTCCACACCCTCAGTTAAAGAAGTGATTGGAGCCGTTGGTGTCAGGCAGGAGTCATCTGTGGAGAATAATGCAGCTATTGCCAGTG AATCCCAACCAAGATCAGAGTGTCAGTCATCCACGACCACACCCAACATCACTGCTTGTGAG AGTGTCACACCCTTTGCTAAAGAAGTTATAGGAGATATTGGTGTCAGGCAGGAGTCAGCTACGTTATTCTCCACAGATGGGTCCATTG aGTCCCAACCAATATCAGAGTGTCAGTCATCCACGACCACACCAGACATCACTACTAGTGAG GTGGAGTGTTCCACACCCTCAGTTAAAGAAGTGATTGGAGCCGTTGGTGTCAGGCAGGAGTCATCTGTGGAGAATAATGCAGCTATTGCCAGTG ACTCCCAACCAAGATCAGAGTGTCAGTCATCCACGACCACACCCAACATCACTGCTTGTGAG AGTGTTACACCCTCTGCTAAAGAAGTTATAGGAGATATTGGTGTCAGGCAGGAGTCAGCTACGTTATTCTCCACAGATGGGTCCATTG aGTCCCAACCAATATCAGAGTGTCAGTCATCCACGACCACACCAGACATCACTACTAGTGAG GTGGAGTGTTCCACACCCACAGTTAAAGAAGTGATTGGAGCCGTTGGTGTCAGGCAGGAGTCATCTGTGGAGAATAATGCAGCTATTGCCAGTG aTTGGAGGTATTGGTGTCAGGCAGGAGTCAGCTGCGTTACTTTCCACAGATGTGGCCAGTG